A genomic region of Melanotaenia boesemani isolate fMelBoe1 chromosome 13, fMelBoe1.pri, whole genome shotgun sequence contains the following coding sequences:
- the LOC121652311 gene encoding sushi domain-containing protein 3, translating into MSAATASVADVSRTDFTNRDNSRVRKNTGHPQAQCTPMPLPALGTQRIIQGNGTNVGTVISLQCPAKHKLVGNELTCVLDNNSPHWVGETYCKPLSPYEDYGFRVAVLASIISSGIILLMSMAFITCCLLDCIKENKRKKEERESDVWHFEEQEQHRDDSRSHYSHKGRNNNNNNTQEKAFPLWDTGNPAMCDNIRPCRCQQQYVYGPPSCNYGPLPPLAALPGLDYEQPLLPRNLDYCPPQYPGPPLSSSQTTSPIPLPGSGVVWQYGRQHSRLSEANPPLTNETSTRNINSNRNINPKELSIRIISV; encoded by the exons ATGTCCGCTGCAACAGCTTCAGTAGCAGATGTGTCCAGGACTGATTTTACAAACAGGGATAATAGCCGTGTCCGGAAAAACACAG GTCACCCGCAGGCTCAGTGCACACCCATGCCCCTGCCAGCCCTTGGCACTCAAAGGATCATTCAAGGCAATGGGACCAATGTGggcacagtcatttctttacaGTGTCCAGCCAAACACAAACTGGTAGGCAACGAGCTGACGTGTGTTTTGGACAACAACAGCCCCCATTGGGTGGGGGAGACTTATTGTAAAC CTCTGTCTCCTTACGAGGACTATGGTTTCCGTGTGGCTGTGCTGGCATCCATTATAAGCTCAGGCATAATCTTACTCATGTCCATGGCCTTTATCACCTGCTGTCTGCTTGACTGCATCaaagagaacaaaagaaaaaaggaggagag AGAGTCAGATGTGTGGCATTTTGAGGAACAGGAACAGCATCGGGACGACAGCAGATCACATTACAGCCATAAAGGTcgaaacaacaataacaacaacaccCAGGAGAAAGCATTTCCTCTGTGGGACACTGGTAACCCAGCCATGTGTGACAACATAAGACCCTGCAG ATGTCAGCAGCAGTATGTCTATGGTCCCCCTTCCTGCAACTATGGCCCCCTGCCTCCACTTGCTGCTCTTCCGGGACTTGATTATGAACAGCCACTCCTACCCCGAAACCTGGATTATTGTCCACCTCAGTACCCTGGACCTCCTCTGTCCTCCAGTCAAACAACCAGCCCAATCCCATTGCCTGGGTCTGGAGTGGTATGGCAGTACGGAAGACAGCACAGCAGATTATCAGAAGCCAACCCACCACTCACAAATGAAACCAGCACACGGAATATAAACTCAAACAGGAATATAAATCCCAAAGAACTTTCCATAAGGATTATATCAGTGTGA